In the Bos indicus x Bos taurus breed Angus x Brahman F1 hybrid chromosome 20, Bos_hybrid_MaternalHap_v2.0, whole genome shotgun sequence genome, one interval contains:
- the LOC113879058 gene encoding basic salivary proline-rich protein 1-like, with the protein MVGAGRGGPRHAEQRAGRAAPSIHARPGREAAAGAGTASPGRPARALARAAPRAGGAAGRRRRRWRRRQLGAGGRSRAPGRRPAAPGSARFPFPLARTPGARPPPPPSRPPPTPPPATLPPPTAPPPDRPAGTRAEAARCHLGWWWGGGDERPGPPSPAAYCAPDSRARIGATGDAPGIGRHGPSPPAGGVRGSHAHLPRFVLACCTGRASARGLAAGRRPRAAPACPRGTQIPGAFVASRQEGPEHSGETIVTGQTASGRTWSLAVTREGTRQSQAAGGTRGCPGSADPRRPVVNCRIGLEQSPPASACRRWPPGCKCGGSTRWLGARPPARMAWNPATASRVTAGSSRTPRPPLSGSRTWMLRSRARRLFRPVERRSLNGHWASVTFGCPPHRDGRERAGARANRWPVLLERVGEDTRVSGNRGFLEAELWETAAWGSRSSSESSGGADRGALHSLPGTPGRREGPAAMRPEVVRTGGEGALWPADAASSPPRWAWRRPQPLRAPRPGLPHVDCIRGKRTATLERLNKA; encoded by the exons ATGGTgggcgcggggcgcgggggcCCGCGTCACGCCGAGCAGCGGGCAGGGCGCGCGGCGCCCTCCATCCACGCCCGGCCGGGGCGCGAGGCGGCGGCGGGCGCGGGGACCGCCAGCCCAGGCAGGCCGGCCCGCGCACTAGCCCGGGCGGCCCCGCGGGCCGGGGGAgcggcggggcggcggcggcggcgttgGCGGCGGCGGCAGCTCGGAGCCGGTGGGCGCAGCCGCGCGCCAGGCCGGCG CCCGGCCGCACCGGGCAGTGCGCGCTTCCCCTTCCCACTCGCGCGGACTCCCGgcgcccgcccccccccaccacctTCCCGGCCGCCCCCCACGCCCCCGCCCGCCACTCTGCCCCCTCCCACTGCCCCGCCCCCAGATCGGCCCGCAGGGACCCGCGCAGAGGCCGCCCGCTGCCacttggggtggtggtggggggggggagatGAGCGGCCCGGGCCCCCCTCACCGGCCGCGTACTGCGCGCCGGACTCTCGTGCCCGGATCGGAGCTACGGGTGATGCGCCGGGAATAGGGCGCCATGGCCCGAGTCCTCCTGCGGGCGGCGTGCGCGGCTCTCACGCCCACCTCCCCCGGTTCGTCCTTGCTTGCTGCACGGGGCGAGCCTCCGCGCGGGGCCTCGCAGCTGGCCGCCGGCCCCGCGCCGCCCCGGCGTGCCCCCGCGGGACCCAGATCCCGGGCGCTTTCGTCGCGAGCCGCCAGGAGGGCCCTGAG CACTCGGGGGAAACGATCGTCACCGGACAGACCGCCTCTGGCAGGACTTGGAGCCTCGCTGTCACTCGGGAAGGGACGAGACAGTCACAGGCCGCGGGCGGCACACGCGGCTGCCCAGGTAGCGCAG ATCCAAGGAGACCGGTTGTAAACTGCAGGATTGGACTTGAGCAGAGCCCACCCGCCTCCGCCTGCAGGCGGTGGCCCCCCG GCTGCAAATGCGGAGGCTCGACGCGATGGCTGGGCGCGCGGCCGCCTGCGAGGATGGCCTGGAATCCTGCAACTGCGTCTCGGGTCACCGCGGGGAGCTCCCGGACCCCGCGGCCGCCGCTTTCGGGGAGCAGGACCTGGATGCTCCGCTCACGGGCGAGGAGGCTGTTTAGGCCTGTGGAGCGCCGGAGTCTGAACGGACACTGGGCCTCTGTCACTTTCGGTTGCCCTCCTCACCGGGATGGAAGAGAAAGGGCCGGCGCGCGGGCCAACCGG TGGCCGGTGCTTTTGGAACGAGTTGGCGAGGACACTCGTGTTTCCGGGAACCGCGGTTTCCTGGAGGCCGAGCTCTGGGAAACGGCGGCCTGGGGCTCTAGATCCTCCTCGGAAAGCAGCGGTGGCGCAGACCGAGGCGCCCTCCACTCCTTGCCCGGGACTCCCGGGAGGCGGGAAGGCCCAGCGGCAATGCGGCCCGAAGTCGTGCGCACGGGCGGCGAGGGGGCGCTGTGGCCCGCGGATGCCGCCTCGTCCCCGCCGCGGTGGGCCTGGCGCCGTCCCCAGCCACTGAGGGCGCCCCGGCCCGGCCTCCCCCACGTCGATTGCATTCGGGGCAAACGGACAGCAACACTGGAGCGCTTGAATAAAGCCTAG